Proteins encoded by one window of Clostridium cagae:
- a CDS encoding phage tail protein: MKLTSNYSLKKPDGSDVVNVQDFNDNSDKIDLELKKVDSSLKDIANKVDNIKIADGTTTTKGIVKLNNSINSTSTTDASTPNATKQAYDKGVEALNKANEAFTSASNGKNYIAGKVGNVTGGNTFTQIGDKIQNNKNIIANILNSKGISAVGTEILNSLAGKIDLIKTLPGVSAMNSGTYVQNERFGRYSKIKLPATACGTGWNVCFGNYSGWANGTFCCYIRNIERGSGYCFFSDHLSSSPNVAASTGGWNLESSSWDRGSNYKPVDATIYINWYTVKF; this comes from the coding sequence ATGAAATTAACAAGTAATTATAGTTTAAAAAAACCAGATGGTAGTGATGTTGTTAATGTGCAAGATTTTAACGATAACTCAGATAAGATTGATTTAGAACTTAAAAAAGTTGATTCGTCATTGAAAGATATTGCGAACAAAGTAGATAATATAAAAATTGCAGATGGTACTACAACAACTAAAGGAATAGTTAAATTAAATAATTCCATTAATAGTACAAGTACAACGGATGCATCTACCCCTAATGCGACTAAACAAGCTTATGATAAAGGTGTTGAAGCACTAAATAAGGCAAACGAGGCTTTTACATCAGCCAGTAATGGAAAAAATTATATCGCTGGGAAAGTGGGTAACGTTACTGGTGGAAATACTTTTACCCAAATAGGAGATAAAATACAAAATAATAAAAATATAATTGCAAATATTCTAAATTCAAAAGGTATTAGTGCCGTCGGAACTGAAATTCTTAATTCATTAGCTGGAAAAATAGATTTAATTAAAACCTTACCTGGTGTTTCAGCTATGAATAGTGGAACTTATGTACAAAATGAAAGATTTGGTAGATATTCTAAGATTAAATTACCAGCTACTGCGTGTGGAACTGGATGGAATGTATGTTTTGGGAATTATTCAGGATGGGCTAATGGAACTTTTTGTTGCTATATAAGAAATATAGAAAGAGGCTCGGGATATTGTTTTTTTAGTGACCACCTTAGTAGTTCCCCAAATGTTGCAGCCTCAACAGGTGGTTGGAATTTGGAATCATCATCATGGGATAGGGGTTCTAATTACAAACCTGTAGATGCAACTATATATATTAATTGGTATACAGTAAAATTTTAA
- a CDS encoding DUF2577 domain-containing protein translates to MASMIEIIKQASVNAINAGNPLDIEFGTIIDDNLTVRIDQKRILPKDFFVVPESLKRYEIDLKHSHSDTSSALGTIVIRDGLKKGDILALLMIEKGSRFLILDKVGKYE, encoded by the coding sequence TTGGCTAGTATGATAGAAATTATAAAACAAGCAAGTGTAAATGCAATTAATGCTGGAAATCCTTTAGATATAGAATTTGGAACTATAATAGATGATAATTTAACTGTTAGGATAGATCAGAAAAGAATATTACCAAAAGATTTTTTTGTTGTTCCAGAAAGCTTAAAAAGATATGAAATAGATTTAAAACATTCTCATTCAGACACATCATCAGCTCTTGGCACAATAGTTATTAGAGACGGATTAAAAAAAGGAGACATTCTTGCATTGTTAATGATTGAAAAGGGAAGTAGATTTTTAATTCTTGATAAGGTAGGAAAGTATGAATAA
- a CDS encoding phage tail terminator family protein, producing MISKLKLEINKMLSQNFHEINIYDDAMEQGFTKPCFFVQVLSSKQVKELNRRYKEVIYFDVNYLSNKESINLDYFNMADTLYKTLEYIEVDNKKYRVSNKEHEISEGILHFKFQVKFNLLKIIEEVNMNEMGVDIVGK from the coding sequence ATGATAAGTAAATTAAAGCTTGAAATTAATAAAATGTTATCTCAAAACTTTCATGAGATAAATATATACGATGATGCTATGGAACAAGGTTTTACTAAGCCTTGTTTTTTTGTGCAAGTATTATCTTCAAAACAAGTAAAAGAATTAAATAGACGATATAAGGAAGTCATATATTTTGATGTAAATTATTTAAGCAATAAAGAAAGTATTAATTTAGATTATTTTAATATGGCTGATACTTTATATAAAACACTTGAATATATAGAAGTTGATAATAAAAAGTACAGAGTATCTAATAAAGAGCATGAAATATCAGAGGGAATATTACATTTTAAATTTCAAGTAAAGTTTAATCTATTAAAAATCATTGAAGAAGTAAATATGAATGAGATGGGAGTAGATATTGTTGGAAAGTAA
- a CDS encoding LysM peptidoglycan-binding domain-containing protein, which produces MSKRYKMRLSINEGNEGFVLPVLPQEIEISDSGDNKTHNVINLGEVNVINIPKLTKISFKSYFPRNDGPYVNDKHFFRPHEYMNRLNRWRQNAEKIRFIFIGSEFEINDLFSIENLKFTEKGGEVGDIYYSIELKRYKPYHANRAVVMETKNGVIVENYNTTLRPDDKVKVNSHKVVEGETLWHIAKKYLGDGNRYKEIAELNNISNPDLIYPGQVFNIP; this is translated from the coding sequence ATGAGTAAAAGATATAAGATGCGATTAAGCATAAATGAAGGCAACGAAGGATTTGTTTTACCAGTTCTTCCACAAGAAATTGAGATAAGTGATAGTGGAGATAATAAAACTCACAATGTAATAAATTTAGGTGAAGTAAATGTAATAAATATTCCTAAGTTAACTAAAATATCATTCAAAAGCTATTTCCCAAGAAATGATGGGCCATATGTTAATGATAAACACTTTTTTAGACCACACGAATATATGAATAGATTAAATAGATGGCGTCAAAATGCAGAAAAAATAAGATTTATATTTATAGGTTCAGAATTTGAAATAAATGATTTATTTTCTATTGAAAATCTTAAATTTACCGAAAAAGGTGGGGAAGTAGGAGATATATATTATTCAATAGAGTTAAAAAGATATAAACCCTATCATGCTAACAGAGCAGTTGTAATGGAAACAAAAAATGGTGTTATTGTTGAAAACTATAATACGACACTTAGACCAGATGATAAAGTAAAAGTTAATAGCCATAAAGTAGTTGAAGGTGAAACTTTATGGCACATTGCAAAAAAATATTTAGGCGATGGAAATAGATATAAAGAAATAGCAGAACTAAATAATATATCAAATCCAGATTTAATATATCCTGGACAAGTATTTAACATTCCATAA
- a CDS encoding DUF2634 domain-containing protein: MNNFSILPQGGIIKNIDTIKEKKHSSKTYKIKENRILGFCDEIEALEQTIYFILNTERYDYLIYPDSYGSELRRTIEMERDIAESELKRRIKEALTQDDRIENVDEFIFEYEKDSVLVKFTVFSIYSKLYESVVI, from the coding sequence ATGAATAATTTTAGTATATTGCCTCAAGGAGGCATAATAAAAAATATTGATACTATAAAAGAGAAAAAGCATTCTAGCAAAACTTATAAGATCAAAGAAAATAGAATACTTGGATTTTGTGATGAGATAGAAGCACTTGAGCAGACAATATATTTTATATTAAATACAGAAAGATATGATTATTTAATATATCCTGATAGCTATGGAAGTGAATTAAGAAGAACTATAGAAATGGAAAGAGATATTGCAGAGAGTGAGTTGAAGCGTAGAATTAAAGAAGCATTAACTCAAGATGATAGGATTGAAAATGTAGATGAATTTATATTTGAATATGAGAAAGACAGTGTATTAGTAAAATTCACTGTCTTTTCTATTTACTCAAAATTATATGAAAGTGTGGTGATTTAA
- a CDS encoding GH25 family lysozyme, with the protein MRGIDVSNHNGDIDFNKVKEDNIEVVYIKATEGTTYEDPYLNENYNEAKKAGLKTGFYHFLVGSSEPETQAQNFYNNIKDKENDLKPCLDIEVSNFNVMDYILKFIKKFESLCELQLCIYTSPYFANENLDSRVAKYKCWIAHYGVQNPMKTTIWGESYAGHQFTESGKIKGINTNVDINNFTEAILSEEKKIGYVITDYLPDGYRGNNEFKGIDLEYVLSYFNDIRCYVRGDSKGIWLETQILPMSKCKELKAKLGNWFYTIK; encoded by the coding sequence ATGCGAGGGATAGATGTAAGTAATCATAATGGAGATATAGATTTTAATAAAGTAAAAGAAGATAATATAGAAGTTGTTTATATAAAAGCAACTGAGGGTACAACCTATGAAGATCCTTACTTAAATGAAAATTATAATGAAGCTAAAAAAGCTGGTCTTAAGACTGGCTTTTATCATTTTTTAGTTGGCTCTTCTGAGCCAGAAACTCAGGCGCAAAATTTCTATAATAATATAAAAGACAAGGAAAATGATTTAAAACCTTGTTTAGATATAGAAGTAAGTAATTTTAATGTAATGGATTATATTCTAAAGTTTATAAAAAAGTTTGAAAGTTTATGTGAATTGCAACTTTGTATATATACTTCACCTTATTTTGCAAATGAAAACTTAGATTCTAGAGTAGCTAAATATAAATGCTGGATAGCTCATTATGGAGTTCAAAATCCTATGAAAACAACTATATGGGGAGAAAGTTATGCAGGACATCAATTCACTGAAAGTGGTAAGATAAAAGGAATTAATACTAATGTAGATATAAATAATTTTACAGAAGCTATATTATCAGAAGAGAAAAAAATAGGATATGTAATAACTGATTATTTGCCAGATGGGTATAGGGGGAATAATGAGTTTAAGGGGATTGATTTAGAATATGTTTTAAGTTATTTTAATGATATTAGATGTTATGTTAGAGGCGATAGCAAAGGCATTTGGTTAGAAACTCAAATTTTACCCATGAGTAAATGCAAAGAATTAAAAGCTAAATTAGGCAATTGGTTTTATACAATAAAATAA
- a CDS encoding YmfQ family protein — protein sequence MYGLNNYGAIKYAEKKLNEEDIKKYFLNLSKYVPSFISDIKEMKTIYNVQGTELGSFLYYLKDLINQAFIETATWGLMYWENEYGIETNLNSSYEERREIIKAKKKGSGTTTKEMIKNVAETFSGGEVNVIEDNKNYSFTVQFVGVKGIPKNMQGFKNMLEDIKPAHLSYSFKYTFTIWDFIKEKDLKWNNIENKSWNELKVYE from the coding sequence ATGTATGGATTAAATAATTATGGGGCAATTAAATATGCAGAAAAAAAATTAAATGAAGAGGATATAAAAAAATACTTTCTTAATTTAAGTAAATACGTACCTTCTTTTATTTCAGATATAAAAGAAATGAAGACTATCTATAATGTTCAAGGAACAGAATTAGGTAGTTTTTTATATTATTTAAAAGATTTAATTAATCAAGCATTTATAGAAACTGCTACATGGGGATTAATGTATTGGGAAAATGAGTATGGAATAGAAACTAATTTAAATAGTAGCTATGAAGAAAGACGAGAAATAATAAAGGCTAAGAAAAAGGGGAGTGGTACCACAACAAAAGAAATGATTAAAAATGTTGCTGAAACATTCTCTGGTGGAGAAGTAAATGTAATAGAAGATAATAAAAATTATTCTTTTACAGTGCAATTTGTTGGAGTAAAAGGTATTCCTAAGAATATGCAAGGATTTAAAAATATGTTAGAAGATATAAAGCCAGCACATCTTAGTTATAGTTTTAAATACACATTTACAATTTGGGATTTTATTAAAGAAAAAGATCTTAAGTGGAATAATATTGAAAATAAATCATGGAATGAATTAAAAGTTTATGAATAG
- a CDS encoding phage tail tube protein translates to MSNFLNFSDTLSGTEAKGFITVNGRNEELFYAKKLESDAEKTKTTGKTLGSRVEQNKATGWKGTGTLTIYYVTSLFREMMIKYIKTGKDVYFDMTVTNEDATSTVGKQTIVLKRCNFDKVSMAMFDVESEVLEEEMAFTYEDVDLLDKFGKPVIG, encoded by the coding sequence ATGAGTAATTTTTTAAATTTTAGTGATACTTTGAGTGGAACAGAAGCAAAGGGGTTCATAACTGTAAATGGAAGAAATGAGGAATTATTTTATGCTAAAAAGTTAGAATCAGATGCAGAAAAAACTAAAACAACTGGCAAAACTTTAGGCAGCAGAGTTGAACAAAATAAAGCTACAGGCTGGAAAGGAACAGGAACACTTACAATTTATTATGTAACATCTTTATTTAGAGAAATGATGATAAAGTATATTAAAACAGGAAAAGATGTTTATTTTGATATGACAGTTACTAATGAAGATGCAACGTCTACAGTTGGAAAGCAAACAATTGTATTAAAAAGATGTAACTTTGATAAAGTAAGCATGGCTATGTTTGATGTAGAAAGTGAAGTTTTAGAAGAAGAAATGGCATTTACTTATGAAGATGTTGATTTATTAGATAAATTCGGAAAACCAGTAATTGGTTAA
- a CDS encoding tail length tape measure protein, whose amino-acid sequence MASIVAGISAMDSIINQQIIQQVQQQISLTNVLQVNVQKAADEQDKLNQNVNKSTSSMSALATKASETFKSFFNAETLKNGISAVIGEASKMQDKMLSVQGMLGDKGAGTAYFNHLQKQANESGFSFDELKNNAQSFMGVTKNTESLDKLANLSERLSLGNSGEGISGAGGAINSMISGDGSDLKDKFGFSSEDIGILQASNDLDDFSSKFDQLLNSKGLDSSMLDGFNNSASAQFENLKENFNSSLGDMGGGLLEAFTPVMQMLNEMFSNGSFQVFFDAISIGIQGIIDLIFWIGNAIQTSLPIILPIILGIIGALAIWKGSLLAVSLYQGIVNLAQGIFGIVTGQSTIAQLGLNAAMYACPLVWIIGLILGVIIAIGALIAFCEPFRKAFAGAFQGIADACSKAFGIVVDCIQGVLNWIIDKINDLLHGINTVTGTAASLWGGSGTDLHIDKVDLSDFKQNWQDKIQSIGNTGANAIENFSIENIKAKIKGAMNLDGIKNNDDILNSYNEDNMGNNSLLNQGGNNSSGIPSDMGGGSDALTSAIDNTNLGNNVSEGSEAIKGINDSVEVSNENLELMNDLAELESLQNFITLTPTVQVTTGDIKEEADIDTIISRIESYMENEMTNSAEGLYA is encoded by the coding sequence ATGGCATCAATAGTAGCTGGAATATCAGCAATGGATAGTATAATAAATCAACAAATAATACAACAAGTTCAACAACAAATATCATTAACTAATGTTTTACAAGTAAATGTTCAAAAAGCAGCAGATGAACAAGATAAATTAAATCAAAATGTAAATAAAAGTACATCTAGTATGTCTGCACTAGCAACAAAGGCATCAGAAACATTTAAAAGTTTTTTCAATGCAGAAACATTGAAAAATGGAATATCAGCAGTTATAGGTGAAGCAAGTAAAATGCAAGATAAAATGCTTTCAGTACAAGGAATGCTTGGGGATAAAGGAGCTGGAACAGCTTATTTTAATCATCTTCAAAAACAGGCTAATGAATCAGGATTTTCGTTTGATGAACTAAAAAATAATGCACAATCATTTATGGGAGTAACTAAAAATACAGAAAGCTTAGATAAACTAGCTAATTTATCAGAGCGTTTATCACTTGGTAATTCGGGAGAAGGAATATCCGGAGCAGGTGGCGCTATTAATAGTATGATATCTGGAGATGGGTCTGATCTTAAAGATAAGTTTGGATTTAGTAGCGAAGATATAGGAATTTTACAAGCAAGTAATGATTTAGATGATTTTTCATCAAAATTTGATCAATTATTAAATAGCAAAGGTTTGGATTCATCAATGCTAGATGGTTTTAATAATTCAGCTTCAGCTCAATTTGAGAATCTTAAAGAAAACTTTAATAGTAGTTTAGGAGACATGGGTGGAGGCTTGTTAGAGGCGTTCACTCCAGTTATGCAAATGTTAAATGAAATGTTTTCAAATGGATCATTTCAAGTATTTTTTGATGCAATATCAATAGGAATACAAGGAATAATTGATTTAATATTTTGGATAGGAAATGCAATTCAAACATCATTACCAATAATTTTACCTATAATTTTGGGGATAATTGGAGCTTTAGCAATATGGAAAGGATCATTACTAGCTGTATCATTATATCAAGGAATAGTTAATTTAGCACAAGGAATTTTTGGAATAGTTACAGGTCAGTCAACAATAGCACAATTAGGGTTAAATGCAGCTATGTATGCATGTCCATTAGTATGGATTATAGGATTAATATTAGGTGTTATTATAGCTATAGGTGCACTTATTGCTTTTTGTGAACCATTTCGAAAAGCATTTGCTGGAGCCTTTCAAGGTATAGCTGATGCATGCTCAAAAGCGTTTGGAATAGTAGTTGACTGTATACAAGGTGTTTTAAACTGGATTATAGATAAGATTAATGATTTATTACATGGAATTAATACTGTCACTGGGACAGCAGCAAGTTTATGGGGAGGTTCAGGAACCGATCTTCATATAGATAAAGTAGATTTAAGTGATTTTAAGCAAAATTGGCAAGATAAGATACAATCTATTGGTAATACTGGAGCGAATGCAATAGAAAATTTTAGTATTGAAAATATTAAGGCTAAGATTAAAGGGGCTATGAATTTAGATGGAATAAAAAATAATGATGATATTTTAAATTCATATAATGAAGATAACATGGGAAATAATTCTCTATTAAATCAAGGTGGAAATAATTCAAGTGGTATTCCAAGTGATATGGGTGGAGGAAGTGATGCTTTAACTTCAGCAATAGACAATACTAATTTAGGTAATAATGTATCAGAAGGGTCAGAGGCAATTAAGGGGATAAATGATAGTGTAGAAGTTTCAAATGAGAATTTGGAATTAATGAATGATTTAGCAGAACTTGAAAGTCTTCAAAATTTCATAACGCTCACTCCAACTGTACAAGTAACTACAGGAGACATAAAAGAAGAAGCAGATATAGATACAATTATATCTAGAATAGAATCCTATATGGAAAATGAAATGACTAATAGTGCAGAGGGGCTGTATGCGTAA
- a CDS encoding XkdQ/YqbQ family protein gives MNIELLIDDKKSNIYNLSNLIKQVTWKTKRKGSPSSLEVTLLTDETLGVSNGDIIRFKVDGVNIFYGYVFKHSGNEGEEIKLTAYDQIKYLMYNDTFSDVNLKASEIVERIIYNLGLKKGVIEDTGYVIPRFNEKDKKLLDIIYKTLEKTLGSTKRTFVLYDDFGSINLKDINNMREELIISENTNLGKYDWSNSIEDSYNAIKLVRKSEDSGEEKVYTKEDKDNIYKWGKLQFFKSVDDKVNEAKIEEMLKAHLILKNKEKKSLKLKDVLGTDIKLEAKLRGGSGVWVDIKRYGINEMYLIEEATHKFSKDGHIMDFDLKVV, from the coding sequence ATGAATATAGAATTATTAATTGATGATAAAAAAAGTAATATCTATAATCTTAGCAATCTTATAAAGCAAGTAACATGGAAAACAAAAAGAAAAGGAAGTCCTTCAAGCTTAGAAGTAACATTGTTAACAGATGAAACATTAGGTGTATCAAATGGTGATATCATAAGGTTTAAAGTTGATGGAGTCAATATTTTTTATGGCTATGTATTCAAACATAGTGGTAATGAAGGAGAAGAAATAAAATTAACAGCTTATGATCAAATTAAATATTTAATGTATAATGATACTTTCTCAGATGTTAACCTAAAAGCAAGTGAAATAGTTGAAAGGATAATTTATAATCTAGGACTGAAAAAAGGTGTTATTGAAGATACAGGTTATGTAATTCCTAGATTTAACGAAAAAGATAAAAAATTATTAGATATTATTTATAAAACATTAGAAAAAACATTAGGTTCAACTAAAAGAACTTTTGTTTTATATGATGATTTTGGAAGTATTAACCTTAAAGATATAAATAATATGAGAGAAGAATTAATAATATCTGAAAATACTAATTTGGGAAAATACGATTGGAGTAATTCAATTGAAGATAGTTACAATGCTATAAAGCTTGTCAGAAAAAGTGAGGATTCAGGAGAAGAAAAAGTATATACCAAAGAAGACAAGGACAACATTTATAAATGGGGTAAACTTCAATTTTTTAAAAGTGTTGATGATAAAGTAAATGAGGCTAAAATAGAAGAAATGCTTAAAGCTCATTTAATATTGAAGAACAAAGAGAAGAAGTCATTAAAACTTAAAGATGTTTTAGGAACTGATATTAAATTAGAGGCAAAACTTAGAGGGGGATCTGGTGTGTGGGTTGATATAAAAAGATATGGAATAAATGAAATGTATTTGATAGAAGAAGCCACACACAAGTTTTCTAAAGATGGACACATAATGGATTTTGATTTAAAGGTGGTGTAA
- a CDS encoding phage tail assembly chaperone: MNNFEDFLMDSFEDTQEIEREVTIGGKKKLMRFRPISAEMGDMIRKRNRKTKLIKGQRIMETDQDKYVSDLIIETTTCPDLKNSELQASWGVLGAEELLSAMKSKMRDGEFSDWSSIVGEVNGYDKSVNDLIEEAKN, from the coding sequence ATGAATAATTTTGAAGATTTTTTAATGGATAGTTTTGAGGACACACAAGAAATTGAAAGAGAAGTAACAATAGGTGGTAAGAAAAAGCTTATGAGATTTAGACCTATTTCTGCTGAAATGGGAGATATGATAAGAAAGAGAAATAGAAAAACTAAATTAATAAAAGGTCAAAGAATAATGGAAACGGATCAAGATAAATATGTATCTGATTTAATAATTGAAACAACAACTTGTCCTGACTTAAAAAATTCAGAACTACAAGCTTCATGGGGAGTTCTTGGTGCTGAAGAGCTACTAAGTGCAATGAAATCTAAGATGAGAGATGGAGAATTTTCAGATTGGTCATCAATAGTAGGAGAAGTTAATGGCTATGATAAAAGCGTTAATGATTTAATTGAAGAAGCAAAAAACTAA
- a CDS encoding BhlA/UviB family holin-like peptide yields MDEIMKMALSQGLGYALFVFLLLYVLKTTGERENKYQTLLDALAEKFNVVEDIKEDVKEIKNKIES; encoded by the coding sequence TTGGATGAAATAATGAAAATGGCGTTAAGTCAGGGGTTAGGATATGCATTGTTTGTTTTTTTATTATTGTATGTTCTTAAAACCACTGGTGAAAGAGAAAATAAGTATCAAACTTTACTTGATGCATTGGCTGAAAAGTTTAATGTTGTTGAAGATATAAAAGAAGATGTGAAAGAAATTAAAAATAAAATTGAGAGCTAG
- a CDS encoding baseplate J/gp47 family protein, with protein MFEVKEEDLLKEMLDKIPNDLDKREGSSLIYNALAPAAQEISRLRSDMDRFLEYTFASPNIPDEYLDKRCVEHGIERKMATYAIKLGTFYDTEEKLIDIPLKSRFSIDKTNYIATERIEKGKYKMQCELIGAKGNYPSGNLLPIEYVEGLGKGVLGETILDGVDVESNESLFNRLMVKVRTPSTSGNKYDYLNWALSVNGVGDAKVFPETNLKGEHENGCVKVVIVDSNKHKASQKLIEDAFEYIESVRPIGATVSVVSAVEKTIDITADINLVKGYNLGVVEQEFIKLLEDYLKSISFKQDYISIARIGEILLNTTGVLDYSDLKINNIISNIKLADEEIAILGTVDLGVM; from the coding sequence TTGTTTGAAGTAAAAGAAGAGGATTTATTAAAAGAGATGCTAGATAAAATCCCTAATGATTTGGATAAAAGAGAAGGCAGTAGTTTAATCTATAATGCATTAGCTCCAGCAGCACAAGAAATATCAAGACTAAGATCTGACATGGATAGATTTTTAGAATATACTTTTGCATCACCTAATATACCTGATGAATATTTAGATAAAAGATGTGTTGAACATGGAATTGAAAGAAAGATGGCAACATATGCAATAAAGTTAGGAACGTTTTATGATACAGAAGAGAAGTTAATTGATATTCCATTGAAATCTAGATTCTCTATAGATAAGACTAATTACATTGCAACAGAAAGAATTGAAAAGGGAAAATATAAAATGCAATGTGAACTTATAGGTGCTAAAGGAAATTATCCAAGCGGAAATTTACTTCCTATTGAATATGTTGAAGGATTAGGAAAAGGAGTTTTAGGAGAAACAATACTAGATGGTGTGGATGTAGAAAGTAATGAAAGCTTATTTAATAGATTAATGGTAAAAGTAAGAACGCCATCAACATCTGGGAATAAATATGATTACTTAAATTGGGCTTTAAGTGTTAATGGAGTTGGGGATGCAAAAGTATTTCCCGAAACTAATTTAAAAGGTGAACATGAAAATGGATGTGTAAAAGTTGTTATAGTAGATTCTAATAAGCATAAGGCTAGTCAAAAATTAATAGAAGATGCATTTGAGTATATTGAGAGTGTTAGACCAATAGGTGCTACAGTGAGTGTTGTTAGTGCTGTAGAAAAAACAATAGATATAACTGCTGATATAAATTTAGTAAAAGGATATAACTTAGGTGTTGTAGAGCAAGAATTTATTAAACTATTAGAAGACTATTTAAAAAGTATAAGCTTTAAACAAGATTATATAAGTATTGCAAGAATTGGAGAAATACTTCTTAATACAACAGGGGTGTTAGATTATTCAGATCTAAAGATAAATAACATAATTTCTAATATAAAATTAGCAGATGAAGAAATAGCAATTTTGGGAACTGTAGATTTAGGAGTGATGTAA
- a CDS encoding phage tail sheath family protein: MAGGTWEKQNKIRAGAYVNFKSKKNNDSNNNDRGVMALPLVLPFGPEKTIVKIDNETDLLGTIGMEINEESTLMLKEALKKAKTVLLYRLNEGVKATKVLGELTVTSKWSGSKGNDIRIQIQTNVNDEAKFDVITFLEYTKLDTQTVKNIDELVSNALVDFKGSGELTLSAGVKLEGGEDKPITGKDYVDFLAELELFDFNTVAIPYDESDTKLVVKEFIKRLRECEGRKVQAVLPNFAEADYEGIISIKNGVYLKDNVHVTNVQATAYVAALTAGSGYANSNTYALYEGASNVDVRYADSEIKEIIKKGEIIFINNNQQVLIEQDINTLKTFTEDKKSDFRKNRVIRVLDGINDKIKYKWEESYIGKVSNNEDGRNLFKKDILNILETLQGQGALENVVVDDIEVLKGNSNDSIVVNVNAQPVDSMEKIYMTVFI; this comes from the coding sequence ATGGCAGGTGGAACATGGGAAAAACAAAATAAAATAAGAGCAGGAGCTTATGTTAATTTTAAAAGTAAAAAGAATAATGATAGTAACAATAATGATAGAGGGGTAATGGCGTTACCGTTAGTATTACCTTTTGGACCAGAAAAAACAATAGTAAAAATAGATAATGAAACAGATTTGTTAGGAACAATAGGAATGGAAATAAATGAAGAAAGCACTCTAATGCTTAAAGAAGCCTTAAAGAAAGCAAAAACAGTTTTATTATACAGACTTAATGAAGGTGTTAAGGCTACGAAGGTGCTAGGAGAATTAACAGTAACATCAAAATGGAGTGGAAGTAAAGGAAATGATATAAGAATTCAAATTCAAACCAATGTAAATGATGAAGCTAAATTTGATGTAATTACATTCTTAGAATATACAAAATTAGATACACAAACTGTAAAAAATATTGATGAGTTGGTATCTAATGCACTTGTAGACTTTAAAGGATCAGGTGAACTTACTTTATCTGCTGGAGTAAAGCTAGAGGGTGGAGAAGATAAACCTATTACAGGAAAGGATTATGTGGATTTTTTAGCAGAATTAGAATTATTTGATTTCAATACTGTAGCAATACCGTATGATGAGTCAGATACTAAGTTAGTTGTAAAAGAGTTTATTAAGAGGTTAAGAGAATGTGAAGGAAGAAAAGTTCAAGCTGTTTTACCAAACTTTGCAGAAGCAGACTATGAAGGGATTATATCTATAAAGAATGGTGTGTATCTTAAAGATAATGTACATGTAACTAATGTACAAGCAACAGCATATGTAGCAGCATTAACAGCAGGATCAGGTTATGCTAATTCTAATACTTATGCTTTGTATGAAGGTGCAAGCAATGTTGATGTTAGATATGCAGATAGTGAAATAAAAGAGATAATCAAAAAAGGTGAAATAATATTTATTAATAATAATCAACAAGTTTTAATTGAACAAGATATTAACACATTAAAGACTTTTACAGAGGATAAAAAGTCTGACTTTAGAAAAAACAGAGTTATAAGAGTTTTAGATGGAATAAATGACAAGATTAAATATAAGTGGGAAGAATCTTATATTGGCAAAGTAAGCAATAATGAGGATGGAAGAAACTTATTTAAGAAAGATATATTAAATATTTTAGAAACATTACAAGGACAAGGAGCATTAGAAAATGTAGTTGTAGATGATATTGAGGTACTTAAAGGAAATTCTAATGATTCTATTGTTGTAAATGTTAATGCGCAACCAGTAGATAGTATGGAAAAAATATATATGACTGTATTTATATAA